A genomic region of Saccopteryx bilineata isolate mSacBil1 chromosome 1, mSacBil1_pri_phased_curated, whole genome shotgun sequence contains the following coding sequences:
- the LOC136333482 gene encoding patr class I histocompatibility antigen, A-108 alpha chain-like isoform X17: MGSPTFFLLLSGALVLTPTWAGPHSLRYFYTAVSRPGRGEPRFFAVGYVDDTEFVRFDSDAANPRAEPRAPWMEQPWVEQERPQYWDRETRNFKGTAQINQADLNTLRGYYNQSEDGSHTLQWMYGCEMDPDGHLLRGYRQHAYDGTDYIALNEDLRSWTAADAAAQITRRKWEEDDEAERLRIYLEGRCMEGLRLYLEKGKETLQRADPPKAHVSHHPISDHEVTLRCWALGFYPAEITLTWQRDGQDLTQDMEFVETRPAGDGSFQKWAAVVVPPGEEQSYTCHVQHEGLPKPLFLRWEPPQATTPTLVTVAVLVLLGAVVTGAVVGAVMWRRRRSA; the protein is encoded by the exons ATGGGGTCCCCAACCTTCTTCCTGCTGCTCTCGGGGGCCCTGGTCCTGACCCCGACCTGGGCGG gtCCGCACTCCCTGCGATATTTCTACACCGCCGTGTCCCGGCCCGGCCGCGGGGAGCCCCGCTTCTTCGCCGTCGGCTACGTGGACGACACGGAGTTCGTGCGGTTCGACAGCGACGCCGCGAATCCGAGGGCGGAGCCACGGGCGCCGTGGATGGAGCAGCCGTGGGTGGAGCAGGAGCGCCCGCAGTATTGGGACCGCGAGACGCGGAACTTCAAGGGCACCGCACAGATTAACCAAGCAGACCTGAACACCCTGCGCGGCTACTACAACCAGAGCGAGGACG GGTCTCACACCCTCCAGTGGATGTACGGCTGCGAAATGGACCCGGACGGGCACCTCCTCCGCGGGTACAGACAGCACGCCTACGACGGTACCGACTACATCGCCCTGAACGAGGACCTGCGCTCCTGGACCGCGGCCGACGCGGCGGCTCAGATCACCCGGCGCAAGTGGGAGGAGGACGATGAGGCGGAGCGCCTGAGAATCTACCTGGAGGGCAGGTGTATGGAGGGACTCCGCCTTTACCTGGAAAAGGGCAAGGAGACGCTGCAGCGCGCAG ACCCCCCAAAGGCACACGTATCCCATCACCCCATCTCTGACCATGAGGTCACCCTgaggtgctgggccctgggcttcTACCCTGCGGAGATCACCCTGACCTGGCAGCGTGACGGCCAGGACCTGACCCAGGACATGGAGTTTGTGGAGACCAGGCCTGCAGGGGACGGGAGCTTCCAGAAGTGGGCGGCCGTGGTGGTGCCCCCTGGAGAGGAGCAGAGCTACACGTGCCATGTGCAGCACGAGGGGCTGCCCAAGCCGCTGTTCCTGAGATGGG AGCCTCCTCAGGCCACCACACCCACTTTGGTCACCGTTGCTGTCCTGGTCCTCCTTGGAGCTGTGGTCACTGGAGCTGTGGTGGGAGctgtgatgtggaggaggagGCGCTCAG CGTGA
- the LOC136333482 gene encoding patr class I histocompatibility antigen, A-108 alpha chain-like isoform X11, whose product MGSPTFFLLLSGALVLTPTWAGPHSLRYFYTAVSRPGRGEPRFFAVGYVDDTEFVRFDSDAANPRAEPRAPWMEQPWVEQERPQYWDRETRNFKGTAQINQADLNTLRGYYNQSEDGSHTLQWMYGCEMDPDGHLLRGYRQHAYDGTDYIALNEDLRSWTAADAAAQITRRKWEEDDEAERLRIYLEGRCMEGLRLYLEKGKETLQRADPPKAHVSHHPISDHEVTLRCWALGFYPAEITLTWQRDGQDLTQDMEFVETRPAGDGSFQKWAAVVVPPGEEQSYTCHVQHEGLPKPLFLRWEPPQATTPTLVTVAVLVLLGAVVTGAVVGAVMWRRRRSGSDSAQGSDVSLKASKT is encoded by the exons ATGGGGTCCCCAACCTTCTTCCTGCTGCTCTCGGGGGCCCTGGTCCTGACCCCGACCTGGGCGG gtCCGCACTCCCTGCGATATTTCTACACCGCCGTGTCCCGGCCCGGCCGCGGGGAGCCCCGCTTCTTCGCCGTCGGCTACGTGGACGACACGGAGTTCGTGCGGTTCGACAGCGACGCCGCGAATCCGAGGGCGGAGCCACGGGCGCCGTGGATGGAGCAGCCGTGGGTGGAGCAGGAGCGCCCGCAGTATTGGGACCGCGAGACGCGGAACTTCAAGGGCACCGCACAGATTAACCAAGCAGACCTGAACACCCTGCGCGGCTACTACAACCAGAGCGAGGACG GGTCTCACACCCTCCAGTGGATGTACGGCTGCGAAATGGACCCGGACGGGCACCTCCTCCGCGGGTACAGACAGCACGCCTACGACGGTACCGACTACATCGCCCTGAACGAGGACCTGCGCTCCTGGACCGCGGCCGACGCGGCGGCTCAGATCACCCGGCGCAAGTGGGAGGAGGACGATGAGGCGGAGCGCCTGAGAATCTACCTGGAGGGCAGGTGTATGGAGGGACTCCGCCTTTACCTGGAAAAGGGCAAGGAGACGCTGCAGCGCGCAG ACCCCCCAAAGGCACACGTATCCCATCACCCCATCTCTGACCATGAGGTCACCCTgaggtgctgggccctgggcttcTACCCTGCGGAGATCACCCTGACCTGGCAGCGTGACGGCCAGGACCTGACCCAGGACATGGAGTTTGTGGAGACCAGGCCTGCAGGGGACGGGAGCTTCCAGAAGTGGGCGGCCGTGGTGGTGCCCCCTGGAGAGGAGCAGAGCTACACGTGCCATGTGCAGCACGAGGGGCTGCCCAAGCCGCTGTTCCTGAGATGGG AGCCTCCTCAGGCCACCACACCCACTTTGGTCACCGTTGCTGTCCTGGTCCTCCTTGGAGCTGTGGTCACTGGAGCTGTGGTGGGAGctgtgatgtggaggaggagGCGCTCAG GCAGTGACAGTGCCCAGGGCTCTGATGTGTCTCTCAAGGCTTCTAAAA CGTGA
- the LOC136333482 gene encoding patr class I histocompatibility antigen, A-108 alpha chain-like isoform X8 codes for MGSPTFFLLLSGALVLTPTWAGPHSLRYFYTAVSRPGRGEPRFFAVGYVDDTEFVRFDSDAANPRAEPRAPWMEQPWVEQERPQYWDRETRNFKGTAQINQADLNTLRGYYNQSEDGSHTLQWMYGCEMDPDGHLLRGYRQHAYDGTDYIALNEDLRSWTAADAAAQITRRKWEEDDEAERLRIYLEGRCMEGLRLYLEKGKETLQRADPPKAHVSHHPISDHEVTLRCWALGFYPAEITLTWQRDGQDLTQDMEFVETRPAGDGSFQKWAAVVVPPGEEQSYTCHVQHEGLPKPLFLRWEPPQATTPTLVTVAVLVLLGAVVTGAVVGAVMWRRRRSGGKGGRYAQAVSSDSAQGSDVSLKASKT; via the exons ATGGGGTCCCCAACCTTCTTCCTGCTGCTCTCGGGGGCCCTGGTCCTGACCCCGACCTGGGCGG gtCCGCACTCCCTGCGATATTTCTACACCGCCGTGTCCCGGCCCGGCCGCGGGGAGCCCCGCTTCTTCGCCGTCGGCTACGTGGACGACACGGAGTTCGTGCGGTTCGACAGCGACGCCGCGAATCCGAGGGCGGAGCCACGGGCGCCGTGGATGGAGCAGCCGTGGGTGGAGCAGGAGCGCCCGCAGTATTGGGACCGCGAGACGCGGAACTTCAAGGGCACCGCACAGATTAACCAAGCAGACCTGAACACCCTGCGCGGCTACTACAACCAGAGCGAGGACG GGTCTCACACCCTCCAGTGGATGTACGGCTGCGAAATGGACCCGGACGGGCACCTCCTCCGCGGGTACAGACAGCACGCCTACGACGGTACCGACTACATCGCCCTGAACGAGGACCTGCGCTCCTGGACCGCGGCCGACGCGGCGGCTCAGATCACCCGGCGCAAGTGGGAGGAGGACGATGAGGCGGAGCGCCTGAGAATCTACCTGGAGGGCAGGTGTATGGAGGGACTCCGCCTTTACCTGGAAAAGGGCAAGGAGACGCTGCAGCGCGCAG ACCCCCCAAAGGCACACGTATCCCATCACCCCATCTCTGACCATGAGGTCACCCTgaggtgctgggccctgggcttcTACCCTGCGGAGATCACCCTGACCTGGCAGCGTGACGGCCAGGACCTGACCCAGGACATGGAGTTTGTGGAGACCAGGCCTGCAGGGGACGGGAGCTTCCAGAAGTGGGCGGCCGTGGTGGTGCCCCCTGGAGAGGAGCAGAGCTACACGTGCCATGTGCAGCACGAGGGGCTGCCCAAGCCGCTGTTCCTGAGATGGG AGCCTCCTCAGGCCACCACACCCACTTTGGTCACCGTTGCTGTCCTGGTCCTCCTTGGAGCTGTGGTCACTGGAGCTGTGGTGGGAGctgtgatgtggaggaggagGCGCTCAG gtgggaaaggagggaggtACGCTCAGGCTGTTA GCAGTGACAGTGCCCAGGGCTCTGATGTGTCTCTCAAGGCTTCTAAAA CGTGA
- the LOC136333482 gene encoding patr class I histocompatibility antigen, A-108 alpha chain-like isoform X12, with amino-acid sequence MGSPTFFLLLSGALVLTPTWAGPHSLRYFYTAVSRPGRGEPRFFAVGYVDDTEFVRFDSDAANPRAEPRAPWMEQPWVEQERPQYWDRETRNFKGTAQINQADLNTLRGYYNQSEDGSHTLQWMYGCEMDPDGHLLRGYRQHAYDGTDYIALNEDLRSWTAADAAAQITRRKWEEDDEAERLRIYLEGRCMEGLRLYLEKGKETLQRADPPKAHVSHHPISDHEVTLRCWALGFYPAEITLTWQRDGQDLTQDMEFVETRPAGDGSFQKWAAVVVPPGEEQSYTCHVQHEGLPKPLFLRWEPPQATTPTLVTVAVLVLLGAVVTGAVVGAVMWRRRRSGSDSAQGSDVSLKASKK; translated from the exons ATGGGGTCCCCAACCTTCTTCCTGCTGCTCTCGGGGGCCCTGGTCCTGACCCCGACCTGGGCGG gtCCGCACTCCCTGCGATATTTCTACACCGCCGTGTCCCGGCCCGGCCGCGGGGAGCCCCGCTTCTTCGCCGTCGGCTACGTGGACGACACGGAGTTCGTGCGGTTCGACAGCGACGCCGCGAATCCGAGGGCGGAGCCACGGGCGCCGTGGATGGAGCAGCCGTGGGTGGAGCAGGAGCGCCCGCAGTATTGGGACCGCGAGACGCGGAACTTCAAGGGCACCGCACAGATTAACCAAGCAGACCTGAACACCCTGCGCGGCTACTACAACCAGAGCGAGGACG GGTCTCACACCCTCCAGTGGATGTACGGCTGCGAAATGGACCCGGACGGGCACCTCCTCCGCGGGTACAGACAGCACGCCTACGACGGTACCGACTACATCGCCCTGAACGAGGACCTGCGCTCCTGGACCGCGGCCGACGCGGCGGCTCAGATCACCCGGCGCAAGTGGGAGGAGGACGATGAGGCGGAGCGCCTGAGAATCTACCTGGAGGGCAGGTGTATGGAGGGACTCCGCCTTTACCTGGAAAAGGGCAAGGAGACGCTGCAGCGCGCAG ACCCCCCAAAGGCACACGTATCCCATCACCCCATCTCTGACCATGAGGTCACCCTgaggtgctgggccctgggcttcTACCCTGCGGAGATCACCCTGACCTGGCAGCGTGACGGCCAGGACCTGACCCAGGACATGGAGTTTGTGGAGACCAGGCCTGCAGGGGACGGGAGCTTCCAGAAGTGGGCGGCCGTGGTGGTGCCCCCTGGAGAGGAGCAGAGCTACACGTGCCATGTGCAGCACGAGGGGCTGCCCAAGCCGCTGTTCCTGAGATGGG AGCCTCCTCAGGCCACCACACCCACTTTGGTCACCGTTGCTGTCCTGGTCCTCCTTGGAGCTGTGGTCACTGGAGCTGTGGTGGGAGctgtgatgtggaggaggagGCGCTCAG GCAGTGACAGTGCCCAGGGCTCTGATGTGTCTCTCAAGGCTTCTAAAA
- the LOC136333482 gene encoding patr class I histocompatibility antigen, A-108 alpha chain-like isoform X15, whose protein sequence is MGSPTFFLLLSGALVLTPTWAGPHSLRYFYTAVSRPGRGEPRFFAVGYVDDTEFVRFDSDAANPRAEPRAPWMEQPWVEQERPQYWDRETRNFKGTAQINQADLNTLRGYYNQSEDGSHTLQWMYGCEMDPDGHLLRGYRQHAYDGTDYIALNEDLRSWTAADAAAQITRRKWEEDDEAERLRIYLEGRCMEGLRLYLEKGKETLQRADPPKAHVSHHPISDHEVTLRCWALGFYPAEITLTWQRDGQDLTQDMEFVETRPAGDGSFQKWAAVVVPPGEEQSYTCHVQHEGLPKPLFLRWEPPQATTPTLVTVAVLVLLGAVVTGAVVGAVMWRRRRSGGKGGRQ, encoded by the exons ATGGGGTCCCCAACCTTCTTCCTGCTGCTCTCGGGGGCCCTGGTCCTGACCCCGACCTGGGCGG gtCCGCACTCCCTGCGATATTTCTACACCGCCGTGTCCCGGCCCGGCCGCGGGGAGCCCCGCTTCTTCGCCGTCGGCTACGTGGACGACACGGAGTTCGTGCGGTTCGACAGCGACGCCGCGAATCCGAGGGCGGAGCCACGGGCGCCGTGGATGGAGCAGCCGTGGGTGGAGCAGGAGCGCCCGCAGTATTGGGACCGCGAGACGCGGAACTTCAAGGGCACCGCACAGATTAACCAAGCAGACCTGAACACCCTGCGCGGCTACTACAACCAGAGCGAGGACG GGTCTCACACCCTCCAGTGGATGTACGGCTGCGAAATGGACCCGGACGGGCACCTCCTCCGCGGGTACAGACAGCACGCCTACGACGGTACCGACTACATCGCCCTGAACGAGGACCTGCGCTCCTGGACCGCGGCCGACGCGGCGGCTCAGATCACCCGGCGCAAGTGGGAGGAGGACGATGAGGCGGAGCGCCTGAGAATCTACCTGGAGGGCAGGTGTATGGAGGGACTCCGCCTTTACCTGGAAAAGGGCAAGGAGACGCTGCAGCGCGCAG ACCCCCCAAAGGCACACGTATCCCATCACCCCATCTCTGACCATGAGGTCACCCTgaggtgctgggccctgggcttcTACCCTGCGGAGATCACCCTGACCTGGCAGCGTGACGGCCAGGACCTGACCCAGGACATGGAGTTTGTGGAGACCAGGCCTGCAGGGGACGGGAGCTTCCAGAAGTGGGCGGCCGTGGTGGTGCCCCCTGGAGAGGAGCAGAGCTACACGTGCCATGTGCAGCACGAGGGGCTGCCCAAGCCGCTGTTCCTGAGATGGG AGCCTCCTCAGGCCACCACACCCACTTTGGTCACCGTTGCTGTCCTGGTCCTCCTTGGAGCTGTGGTCACTGGAGCTGTGGTGGGAGctgtgatgtggaggaggagGCGCTCAG gtgggaaaggagggag GCAGTGA